The genomic DNA TATTAGTGGATCGAGATAGTTTGTGGTATAGGGTGTTATCGGCTAGATACGGTGTGGAGGAGGGGCGAGTTAAGGAGGGTGGCCGAGAGGTCTCTGTTTGGCGGAGGGATATTTCGGCCATGCGCTTTGAGGAGTGGTTTCATGGTAACGTTAGTCAGGTTGTGGGAGGTGGTAATAATACTCTTTTTTGGACGGATGTGTGGGTGGGAAGTATGTCTTTTAGAGAACATTTCACTAGATTATATGAGTTGTCAGTGTTAAAGAGCGAATCTGTTTTTAATATGCACTTGTTAGGTTGGGGGATTGATGGGGGGGCTTGGAGTTGGAGGCGTCGGTTGTTTGTGTGGGAGGAGGATATGTTAGGGGAGCTTAGGATTTTACTTCTTACGTTTACCTTGCAGTCTGACAGGGTTGACAGGTGGTTGTGGATGTTGGAACCTTTTTTCGTATACACAGTGCGTAGTGCTTACAACTTTTTAAACGATAATGATTCGGTTGATGTTGTGGTGCCTGTCTCTTCTCTGTGGCATAGGGATGTTCCCTTGAAGGTGGTTTTATTTGCTTGGCGTCTGTTCCGTAACAGGCTCCCTACTAAAGACAACCTCTACCGTCGTCAAGTAATTGATATTGATGCTCAGTTGTGTGTTGGCGGGTGTGGGGAGGTGGAAACATCTTCACACTTATTGTTACATTGTTCTTTGTTTGGCTCTGTTTGGTATCATATTCTTAGGTGGCTTGGATTGTCCGCGATTTTGCCTAGAGAAGCTACTAGTCATTTTTATCAGTTTAGTTTTATTGGTGGCGTGGCTAAGACAAAGCAATCCATTTTACAGGTCATTTGGTTTGCATCGGTATGggaaatttggaaagaaagaaacaatagGATTTTCAACGACAAAAATTGTTCTATTCCGCAGATGGTGGATAAAATTAAGTCCCTTACTTTTACGTGGTTGAAGGGGAACACATGTCAGTCTTCCCCTCAAttatcatggttggtggcttagCCCGTTTACTATTTTAGGCATTGGCTAactgtttgtatttttttgctGGTTTTTGGTGGTTTGGCGGAAGTCTTGTAAATACTTTCATACTTTTTGCTTGTTCTCAGATGTTTCTTCCTTAGCACATCTTGTGCTGGGAAGGCCTGTTTGTTGTGGTAATATATTCATTTtaacctcttcaaaaaaaaaaaaaaacagctgaTTCTTGGTTTAACCAACTGAAATAGGCAAATATTTAGTTTGTTACTGAATTAATTAGTTAGCTAAACAGTCATGTATCAGAGAGATTCGCAAATTATATTCATTGCATAAAAAATCTATATGATCCCAGCATCAGAATATGAATAGAACAAATTAAGTAGTTTAAGTTGCCAATATCAAATCGACAATTTGTGAGCAAGTCATATTATTTAGCTAATTGCGTTAATGAGATTAATAAACTCCACCAGAAGAAATTGATGTTTAAACAGCATTTGCTTGGCATGTTTAATGATCCcaaatactattttttattcaataatataCTTGGTAGAAGCATGTATACAAGATGCAATCATGACGGTGATAATGACTATAACTAccactattattatttttgttataattgaAAGCCACATGTACGGGAGAATCCATCTTTCTTGCATAGAAAATGTGACAGCAAAACttttgaaagttgaaacttAATCATAACAAGAGCACCACAACATTATAGTATGGAAGTAATTTAACTCTTCCAATTCACGTTTTCAGGTGCATGCCTGAACAACTGAGTTAAATTTTTTCCAAACATGAACACCAAGCACAAAGGGTGACTCATAATTGAAGATAACAACATTAACATtattaaagttaaaaatgaCAGTCTCCATTTTACTCAATGAAATTGGAGTAGGGATTTCTACTCATGAGATTGCAGGCTATACAATACAATTTTATtctcaaattaacaaaaattctTTATTTTGAGTCGGTTAGTCAATCTGAAGAGATTAATGATTATCTAATCACTAAAAATTCAAAGACTAACTTCATAATATTCACTAGAGTAATAATTGGATCAGAACTTTGGTGCTTGGTTCTATTATTCAACTATTATAGGATAATAAAGTGACTATAATAAAGGTTTACCGAAAAAAtgtattactccctccgtccttaaataaatgacctagttgactctgacacacataccaatgcatatgttttatctttaatatcttcaattctctattaaaaaaaattataaaaatttaatattttaaaaatactcatcgagacgaatccaacaacatcttacatgatattatttatctttgtgaattagtataaaagtgtggtcaaagtatgtcaaatcaataatatatattgtcaaCTGGGTCATTTATTAccggacggagggagtatttagtTTCCAATCAATTTGACAAACAATCAATAAGATGGTAAACCAACCCAGCCCAAGGTATAACAGAGTGTTTTAAACTCTTGACTACCGGGTACATACATCATTTGTACACTATAGAGCTAAAAAATACGGTAGATCCAAAAAAGTGCTAGTacaattataaagaaaaaaacagttTACCCCCAAACTAgccaatataaacaaataaatagcaGCAAAACATCGCTGtctgttatttctttttttaacatttgCGCTGGTGTTAGATCATTGGAAAACAAAAATCACGGATAAAGATCCCACAATAGATAGATTTGTAGCTACATAAAAGAATCTCAGCCACTTGTTCACCAATTACACTAGTAAAGTTACCCACAACCGACACAGGGAACACATAAAATCAATATTCAGGATGAGATCAACCGAGTAAAATTGGCAATAATCGATAGTACACACATAACTCATTCTCCCTTCAGACATAAAGTGAATGGCCCAATACACAAATTTTCAAGTTCACAAAAACTGTTATATGATTTGACTGAAAATCAGTGGGTTGCATGCATGCATCATAAACAGACCCCAACCATGTATTATTTACTATCTTCCAAATAAAATGCACATGTAAGTCAAACCTCCCCAAGAatgttacatatattatactatCTAAACACTTCAAGTAACACGGTGTGGTGCCAACACCAATTGAAATTGAACATGTTATTATCGCCATACTGATTTGTATTGCCCTGTGTATGGCACGTGTGGAAACACCAGAGAAACTTGTTTGCATGTTGTTCTTTATGTCTTCCATACCCGAATAGTGCCATCTACAGATGATGTTATCATGCAGTTTTCCTTGGGGTGATAACTTACACTTGTTACCTGACAAAATAACTCATTCTTTTAGGTAATGATGACATTGTCTAGACTAAACTTTTACAATATTAAAATGAAGTATAAGATAGACTAATTAATGCAAAACAAAGTTCACACAGCAGACAAAAACTGCATCAATGATAAGTAATAACTGCTAATTGCATTGATGGTTAGCTTGACTGATTCATAGTACACCACTGCGTTTAGCAAAAGTATAtttgaagcttcaacaaaatTGAGGTGCCACCGTGATTTCGTCAAATTCACTTTAAACCCGAACATGCACTTAGATGTTACACAAGAGAGAGATCTTTGTTTACAACTAAATTATCATTCTATCTCAACTGTCAAGTGTCTGTGGAAAGGATTATTTTCATATTGGAACTCATATTCAATATCAATTGATATATGCAAAAGAAGTGGCTCTCAAACACCATCCACTCTGCCAGAAATTATATACTGATTTAAATGAAAACAAGTATATGATTTTATAACCAAGTCAATACTGTGAAATCCGCGGTTATCCCCCATCAAGAGGgaattgaaaacaaaatgttCCCGGAATTGAAAATCCACGTTAAAGTATTAGTTCAAGAAAGCTCTGTAACGCTCTTTTCTTTCAGTATTATCCTTCCACAGCTTTCTTCTAGAATGAATAAATTAttactagtaaaaaaaaacattttaccaCTGAGGTGTGAGCTCTGAATTTTGAAACAACGGATGCATCTACAAGATCCCAGAAATAGACGAAGCCATCCTCAGAGCCACCAGTTACATGAGCATCCGTATTGGTAAGGCAGCAATCCAATTTGTAAGACTGAGGATCATTCAATAGAAACGATGAAATTTCAGAAAATGCTCTAGTcaaaaagtttgaaatgaatataGTGAAGTTACttaaaacagaagaaaaacaTGCTTCAGGAATTGGTCATTGTAGGAATCAAAAAACAGTATTCCACAGATGCAGATATGTTAATGACAATGAATATCAAGTTGCATCCAAatagcttgttcaaaaaaaaaaaagttacatttaAATAGTTGAGAGCATGCATCTGCAATCTTCCTTAATTGGTAAGTAATGCTATATATGAGGAACATTTGAAAATGCTATAACCGGAAGTCATCTGTAGACTAACCTTATTGGTGTGTCCTTTATATTCTTGTAGTAGTTCCCCTGTGGTTCTGTCACAAAAAAGGACTGAATCTAACAGGGATATAGAACCATAGTAAATGTTCCCCAAAGGTAGTAAACATACCTATCCAGAAGACGCACAGTAGAGTCTAAGCAACCGGCTAGGATGCAGTTACCATCATTTGACATTGATATACAGTTGACAGGTTGCCCTAAGCTATCCGATATTTCTCTGTTGAACAAAATAGAGAAGCTTAGTAAACATAAATTCGTGAATCATGAAAAATACAAGTCTTGAagtttttctataaatataGTAACAAACCTTCCGATACGCATATCAAATGTTCGAACAGTTCCATCAACACTTCCTCCGATAATTTCCGTTTTTGTTAAACAAACAGACATCACACTATCTGCGAATGTGTCAATAATCTGCACATCATTTACAAGTTTCCGACTCCTGATTAATAAGCCAGCAGAGAGAAATTGGGTGCATCACATGTAATAACTAATTGATGAGGAAATAAGTGAGACAAGGGGAATGAGTTGATGAAATCAACCTGAATTGGCTCAGTGCTATGGGATCTGCAGTCCCAAGCACGCAATGATTGATCATAGCCTGCTGAGACTACAACTGATGAATACTCATTGAATTTTACACCATTTACCTGCAGAACAAATTACCTATCAGAACCTAAAAATCTATTGCCTGTTCTGGATTTAAGGTTGGGCAACATATATCAAAATGATGACAATCATTGAGAGCTAAAGACCAAGGTCGCAAAAAAGGGATCTGCCACCACAATTGTGCCTGTGCTGTCAAGGTTTTTGATGTCTCCAAGACCGTAGCATGACTGCAATTGCGGTTACATTTGCCGTATTTTATTGCAATTTTCACAACATCAAAAACAGCTACGCAACATCAAGGCAACCACAATTGCAGACGCAGTATAAACTCTTGAATAtctaagttttaattttttttccttcattgcaTAAGAAACTATGGATTAAATATGGTTTCTAGtatttgagagagaaaaaaaaaatcagatggatcattttatttttgttgaatgtGCACATTGGAGGAAAGAGTAAAGATAAAAGTGGTATCATTTGTTAAAAGCAGAAGCAATAGGCCAATAACAACAGTAGAGGAAAGAGTAAAGATAAAACCACATATTAACTACTGTATTAATATCACAAATCCTCACTTTCATGGTCTAAGAAAACAagacaaaagaagaaataagaaTAATGTTAAAATTTATGAATAACTCAAGCAcggaggttttttttttttttttttaatggcaaaatatatcatatatagaTAAAACATGGGAATTAACCCGAAAGTACAAATGGAACCGGAGAAGGACAAACAAAAAACCCAGCACCAGTAGTGCAAGGGATACAGGAGAAAGACAAAAAACACGAGAAAAAAGAAACACAGCTAACGCCATAAGGGCACCACAAAAACCGGCccccaaaaaaacaaacaccaaCCCCTCCAGCAAGGAAACAAGCTGTCAGGCAAACGCCGAGCAAGGGGCCACCAGCCAAAACACCCCCACGCAACCACAACACCACAAACCCTACCGATACCAGACTCAAGCAGGGAGGGTGATTGTGAATTTGTGACATAGGAATTGCAAGCTCGTGTTGCGGTGGTCTTTCATCTACACTCTCACTAAGGTTCACCGCTTCTCTGAAGTCCTACTTCCTAGTAGTGAGACTATATATGTTTCCTTGTGGTGGCACTGGAGTCCAGAACCATGTGCAATTAGAAAGGATTTACTAGTTACCAATATAATACAATCCCCGTTTTTCTTTAGATCTACTTGTTTCACTCCAATAGtatcataaacaataaaatatattgacATGAGGAGGAACATATTAACTAGTTATATCATCGGCAATCGCCTGAATCTCAAGACATTCTTCGAACCAATCATAGACTTTATTGAGATAGGTAAACCAAAGGACCCCCTTGACAACCATATATGAGAATTTCATCTCGTACGGCTCAAAGCAGAGAGAAGGTTATGTAGATTTTTGTTTTGGaccaattttgtttaaattttacatcattaatttcaaaacaattaaaattcatATCACAATATAAACCTGGCAGGCACATCACAGAATATGGACGACTTGTTGCAGTTTGTGTCTCAAATTCTTCTTAATAAATAGCAACGCTCAAGAACTAAACAAGTTGCTGTCTAGCAAAGTACTAcaagaaaaagagaataaaaagtACCTCACCATCATGGCCACGGAATTTTCTAATTACACGTCCAGTTGCAACGTCCCAATAATAAACCTGTCTATCTCCACCACAGGAACATAACTTGGAGTTGTCCCTAATAGTaaacaaaacagaacaaaaattCAGTTACATTTCATTCCATCACTCTTGAATGAAGAAGGTAAAGGTGAGAGAGTGAGTATACGTGGTGACGTGGACATCGCGGACTTCACGGCCATGGGATTTATAGGTTTTGATATGAATTCCACGGTGAGGATTCCAGAGGCGTATGGTACGGTCCTTACCGCAACTGAGGATATAATTGCCGTCGGAGTTGAACCTCGCGGCAAGCACGCCACCTTCGTGACCCTTGAGCACGTTCACCTCCTTCCGAGGAAGATCTTCCACACTCATAGCTACAGGTAATAAATGATTATTGATCAGTATAACTAGCAATTCCAccaattcaaaataataaaataaacaaatcatgGATTACATTGCCTCTATCTATCGTCTGTTGAATTTGGTTTAGCAGAAGTGGAAGAAAGCTGATAATGGTTTTTATAAAGTAAATAGCGATGCTCACCTACGCTGTAATCGGACTGCCTCAAAGTTGTTAGGGTTCTCAATAACAAAGATTATCCTTCTAAATTACCTAGCCAACTAATAGAAAGATATAATTTTTGTCgatgaaaatttataaattaacataaaaatttattattatttttttggtagataacataaaaacttatttatttgtactAACCAAAAGATTGACACTCACATGCTGTCTTTTCGCTTTTTTATCACGTTAATGCGTGTAGATTACCAAAGATAATTTATAGAAATTTTGCGTGTAAATTACAAAcgatatttaatataattttttatataaattaaaattataagtgtATATATTTGTAACTTTCAAATGTAATAAACAcaacaaaccatatttatatttttcattgacaacaataatataacaattatagcaaacatttttttttttctttaagtagtctagtggctagaaatcacacaatttaattgtggagaagtggggtgtcctgggttcgaaccctggcCCATGCATAtaaatatgcaatatccctaccaactgagctaagctcacggggatacattcttatattttttggctctgtttggtaaaaataaactataagctagctgatagcttatagctgaaaagcttgcttattaaaaataatgtgtttggtaaaattagctgttgaagtggctgataagtataaaatgacataaaaggacatgttttttttttttttttttttttttttaaatatacataTAGGGGTGCCCCTAATATGGTCCCTTTTTTACAAGGTCCACATGTGGACCTCCTATTATGACCGGTTATAGTAGGTTACCCAttgcttttttaaaaaataaaataataatctataTAAAAGTTGCACCAATTTGTTTGTCTAGGTAAAGGTTGCAATAGAGATGGCGGAGATACCGCCGGCGATGGAGGCAATGAGCTCTTAAGTTTCATTATGCATGTTTAATTTAAGTCGAAAATTTCATCATCTTTAAATGTTGAGGAGAGTTTTTGAGTAGCGAAAGTTTACATCTTTATACCATCACATAAAACAACTCCCACATCAAGTTACATGTATACTGTTAGATCTTATGAAAATTTTGCATTGATTGTGCAGTGAAGAGTTCGAGAAGGCAAAATGAAGTGTTATTGTTCATGGAAGTCAAAATTTCATCTCATGATTTGTGTTGTAAAGGAagtgttttatgtttttattttgttgaagaaattaaaataaaaactagctAAACATGAATCTAGAATTGAAGATCCATAAAGATTAAATTTCAATCTCAGTTTGGGCTTTATGTGACTTCTTATTTTGATTAGTAGAACCAAGACACAAAGATTAAAGACCATATCTAACTCCATAATCTTAATTAGCTCCCACCGTAGAATCATGAATGTGTTTTTCAAGAATATAAAGGAGGGTTTTGGTCACGAGGGGGAAGAGGGAGTTGGAGAGAGAAGAATAAAGTTGTAATACTACATCTACCTGCTATAATCGGTCATATTAAGAGGACCACAGCTTGACCTTGAAAAAAAGGGATCATATTAGGGGTTACCtacatatagacacacacatttttttgtaatgtatttattttttaatatttttaattatagttaaatatgtttttggtccctataaatattcaaacttttggtcttaatctccataaaaaaattcttcgacctttaatcctaaaaaaaaactaaccgacaattttgatctctgctttatgaatcccaaaaataagagaaagatggaaacaaaatgtgagctagaatatataaaattttacaacgtacaatagactaattatttttttcttttaaaaaaaataggctagttattttttgtgtggtgtacgGCAGATTagttatagcaaaatataaagcatttccttaaaaaaaaaaaaaacacacacacacatatatatataaagtgctccttaaaaaaaacaacgtgacatttttttaagggaaaaaatggggtggttataaagatgaacatgggtagttgtttaattaaaaaaataattattcaaattaatagggttaaagttggaagaaaatataaaaagctaccagctataagttaaaaagctacttgaaatagcttttcaaaaaacgctataagttcatgaaaaaagcttgttaccaacCACGCCACGTTTTcatctaacgagcttataagctaatccaacaagctataagctagcttttttgtgttaccaaacacaacctttattaacaacaataatatacattattatataaaaattgtttaagtgtataattgaaataacaaaaaaatcaactcaAAATGTATGTTGagtttttgaaatgattttgatgatgaaattaGGTGTTTTTGTTGATGGTGGTGTAGTGATTAGATGATGGtgatgttgttggattttttttatgaatgttgaGGAAGGTGGTGATAAAGAAGAAATAGAAGGAAGAATATGAAGAATATTCtggattttttcttcttttagatttgttgtcttgttttttggttttggtccctctacgaattttgtttttatggttttgatccctctaaCTTTCTGAGTCAGCATGGAAGAACGACAGATAAACATTATTTGCCACGTCCAAAATCAAAACATCTATAACTTACGGGGGGGGGGACAATAAAATAGACGACAATCTCATCTTCTATTTTTGCCAATCTTATATCTTATACAGATCTTAGCTTTTCTCAGGAAAATGAGAAATCCAAAGTTGAGGCTCCACACACATGTTGAAGAATCAAATTGGCCTCTACAAACTTGACAAGGAGTTGGCCACATCAATCACAAACCGATATTTCACATCAGCTTTGTGAAGCCTTTCCATGGCCGTGTTGATTTCGTCCATCCTAATCAACTCAATATCTGCAGTTATGTTGTGCTTGCCGCAGAAATCGAGCATCTCCTGAGTCTCCTTCAGCCCTCCAAAGTTACTCCCTCCTATAAGCTTCCGTCCTGCAGACAAGACATTAGACATGTGAAAATTTGGATATTTCATTGGTCAAAATTTATGTATCATAATAATGAAATGTAGAGTAGTTGAAAGTTTCAAGAATAGATGAGCATGTATAAATATTTCATTCAGTTCAGATTTGGAAGTAGCAGACTCGTTCTTGGTTTCAAACATCAATTCAAATTCACATATTATGGCATTAAAGAATTGACAGAGAACTATTGATAGTTTACCTGCAACTAATGGAAAGACAGAGAGCTCAAGGGGCTTGCTAGGCAACCCTACAGTGACCAGTTTCCCATTCAACTTCAGTAGACCAAGCAGTGGCATCAGGGAATGAGCAGCAGATATTGTGTCTATGATGTAGTCCATGGTTCCCATAGCAGCCTgcataaaattgtatttaaacACAAATGCATTACAAGCAGATATTAACCAATCAAATCCATTGTTTTTGTTACAACAATCTGgtccaaaagaaaacaaatacaaaaaacgCAAACAGAGAACACATGATTTGATTATGGAGTTCAACCAATTTTGCCTACATCTGTGACTGCAGAGTTGCTGCAGACTGCAGTGCCTTTCTATTATTCAAACTCAGGTTTACaagaattaattttgtttatatactCGCCAGCTCGAACGACCTGCCCCCATTTATCAGTAAACTATGGTTCGTACCCAACAGCTTCACTACCAATCACCATGGAGAAGCAGAACAAAGATTCCTATATTACAGTTGATAGTGCAGCTCATCACTTTGATCCGTCTGACAAGAAGAAATCGCGATGAGATGCATATCATGGCTAAGATTTTCTGCCGCAAAGCCAATTGCAACATCTTGTTTCAGACagccattttattttattttattcatgcTTTGTTTCCTGACAGAATATTATGTCATTGTGAA from Medicago truncatula cultivar Jemalong A17 chromosome 8, MtrunA17r5.0-ANR, whole genome shotgun sequence includes the following:
- the LOC11426089 gene encoding WD repeat domain-containing protein 83 — its product is MSVEDLPRKEVNVLKGHEGGVLAARFNSDGNYILSCGKDRTIRLWNPHRGIHIKTYKSHGREVRDVHVTTDNSKLCSCGGDRQVYYWDVATGRVIRKFRGHDGEVNGVKFNEYSSVVVSAGYDQSLRAWDCRSHSTEPIQIIDTFADSVMSVCLTKTEIIGGSVDGTVRTFDMRIGREISDSLGQPVNCISMSNDGNCILAGCLDSTVRLLDRTTGELLQEYKGHTNKSYKLDCCLTNTDAHVTGGSEDGFVYFWDLVDASVVSKFRAHTSVVTSVSYHPKENCMITSSVDGTIRVWKT